The Dioscorea cayenensis subsp. rotundata cultivar TDr96_F1 chromosome 19, TDr96_F1_v2_PseudoChromosome.rev07_lg8_w22 25.fasta, whole genome shotgun sequence genome includes a window with the following:
- the LOC120283297 gene encoding uncharacterized protein LOC120283297 isoform X2: MMAAQKLSSSLLQRRELFLRVLPSSPGLRHFDRHIHFGNDGGDTKSDNSSESADDFERRVFSGTDDSSNFNSFYRKLDKHEKFVGTSGTGFNMNDRGQFRSMDGLSESVDTLSDGMDSKLKKAAQTFVVSDEIQNEDYSFRPDMTFRPGSTYTARDLDLTKPGIPKQFKPPQFETTTEEVLKKADFRNVRFLQNFLTEAGIIIKRSQTRISAKAQRKVAREIKTARAFGLMPFTTMGTKPFSFGRSMDPQYLMSEDYVVFNNNMQDAAREPPLEEI; this comes from the exons atgATGGCTGCCCAGAAGCTCTCCAGTTCGTTGCTGCAACGAAGAGAGCTCTTCCTGCGAGTTCTGCCATCCAGCCCTGGCCTTCGCCACTTCGATCGCCATATCCATTTTG GTAATGACGGAGGTGATACAAAAAGTGACAATTCTTCTGAGAGTGCAGATGATTTTGAAAGACGCGTATTTAGTGGCACAGATGACAGTTCAAATTTCAATTCTTTCTATCGAAAACTTGATAAGCATGAAAAGTTCGTTGGAACATCTGGCACTGGATTCAATATGAATGATCGTGGTCAGTTTCGATCCATGGATGGATTGAGTGAAAGCGTTGATACATTATCAGATGGTATGGATTCAAAGTTGAAGAAAGCTGCTCAGACATTTGTTGTCAGTGATGAGATACAGAATGAGGATTACTCATTCAGACCTGATATGACATTTAGACCTGGGTCAACTTATACTGCCAGA GATCTTGACCTAACAAAACCAGGGATTCCAAAACAATTCAAACCTCCTCAATTTGAAACAACCACAGAGGAGGTTTTGAAGAAAGCTGATTTCAGG AATGTGAGATTCCTTCAAAATTTCCTCACTGAAGCTGGAATTATTATCAAAAGAAGCCAG ACTCGCATAAGTGCAAAAGCTCAGAGGAAGGTTGCAAGGGAGATCAAGACGGCTCGTGCGTTTGGTCTAATGCCATTCACAACAATGGGCACAAAACCGTTTTCCTTTGGAAGGTCCATGGATCCGCAATATTTGATGAGTGAAGACTATGTGGTGTTCAATAACAATATGCAAGATGCTGCTCGGGAGCCGCCATTGGAAGAAATCTGA
- the LOC120283297 gene encoding uncharacterized protein LOC120283297 isoform X1 has protein sequence MMAAQKLSSSLLQRRELFLRVLPSSPGLRHFDRHIHFAGNDGGDTKSDNSSESADDFERRVFSGTDDSSNFNSFYRKLDKHEKFVGTSGTGFNMNDRGQFRSMDGLSESVDTLSDGMDSKLKKAAQTFVVSDEIQNEDYSFRPDMTFRPGSTYTARDLDLTKPGIPKQFKPPQFETTTEEVLKKADFRNVRFLQNFLTEAGIIIKRSQTRISAKAQRKVAREIKTARAFGLMPFTTMGTKPFSFGRSMDPQYLMSEDYVVFNNNMQDAAREPPLEEI, from the exons atgATGGCTGCCCAGAAGCTCTCCAGTTCGTTGCTGCAACGAAGAGAGCTCTTCCTGCGAGTTCTGCCATCCAGCCCTGGCCTTCGCCACTTCGATCGCCATATCCATTTTG CAGGTAATGACGGAGGTGATACAAAAAGTGACAATTCTTCTGAGAGTGCAGATGATTTTGAAAGACGCGTATTTAGTGGCACAGATGACAGTTCAAATTTCAATTCTTTCTATCGAAAACTTGATAAGCATGAAAAGTTCGTTGGAACATCTGGCACTGGATTCAATATGAATGATCGTGGTCAGTTTCGATCCATGGATGGATTGAGTGAAAGCGTTGATACATTATCAGATGGTATGGATTCAAAGTTGAAGAAAGCTGCTCAGACATTTGTTGTCAGTGATGAGATACAGAATGAGGATTACTCATTCAGACCTGATATGACATTTAGACCTGGGTCAACTTATACTGCCAGA GATCTTGACCTAACAAAACCAGGGATTCCAAAACAATTCAAACCTCCTCAATTTGAAACAACCACAGAGGAGGTTTTGAAGAAAGCTGATTTCAGG AATGTGAGATTCCTTCAAAATTTCCTCACTGAAGCTGGAATTATTATCAAAAGAAGCCAG ACTCGCATAAGTGCAAAAGCTCAGAGGAAGGTTGCAAGGGAGATCAAGACGGCTCGTGCGTTTGGTCTAATGCCATTCACAACAATGGGCACAAAACCGTTTTCCTTTGGAAGGTCCATGGATCCGCAATATTTGATGAGTGAAGACTATGTGGTGTTCAATAACAATATGCAAGATGCTGCTCGGGAGCCGCCATTGGAAGAAATCTGA